A portion of the Carya illinoinensis cultivar Pawnee chromosome 11, C.illinoinensisPawnee_v1, whole genome shotgun sequence genome contains these proteins:
- the LOC122280711 gene encoding long chain base biosynthesis protein 2a-like isoform X2, which translates to MITIPYLTALTTYFSYGLLFAFGQFRDFFRKIFDWWRANNLQGYAPICLGLEDFYIRRLYLRIQVLHEKLILLFTDCFGRPIASAPDAWFDVVERYSNDNNKTLKRTTNISRCFNLGSYNYLGFAASDEYCTPRVIKSLKRFSPSTCSARVDGGTTTLHTELEERVANFVRKPSAIVFGMGYATNAAILPVLIGKGGLIISDSLNHNSIVNGARGSGATIRVFQYNTPLHLEKVLREQIAEGQPRTHRPWKKIIVIVEGIYSMEGELCKLPEIVAICKKYKAYIYLDEAHSIGAVGKSGRGVCELLGVDTADVDVMMGTFTKSFGSCGGYIAGSKYSCPAHLYATSMSPPAAQQIISAIKVILGEDGTSRGAEKLAQIRENSNFFRSELQKMGFEVLGDNDSPIMPIMLYNPAKIPAFSRECLVQKVAVVMVAFPACPLLLARTRICISASHTKEDLVKALEVISQVGDLVGVKYFPAEPEKQEQLKEMIKMD; encoded by the exons ATGATAACAATCCCGTATTTGACTGCCTTGACTACCTACTTCAGCTACGGCTTGCTTTTCGCCTTCGGACAATTCCGTGACTTTTTTAGGAAAATCTTTGATTGGTGGCGCGCTAACAATCTTCAG GGATACGCACCCATCTGTTTAGGACTTGAAGATTTCTACATTCGTCGATTGTATCTTCGTATCCAG GTCTTACATGAGAAGCTTATTCTACTGTTCACAGACTGTTTTGGAAGACCGATAGCAAGTGCTCCTGATGCTTGGTTTGATGTGGTTGAACGTTATTCCAATGACAACAATAAGACATTAAA GCGAACCACGAACATAAGTCGGTGTTTCAATTTGGGATCGTACAATTATCTAGGCTTTGCTGCATCGGATGAATATTGCACACCACGTGTGATCAAGTCTTTGAAAAGGTTCTCCCCAAGTACCTGTAGTGCTCGTGTGGATGGAG GAACTACAACATTGCATACTGAACTGGAGGAGCGTGTTGCAAACTTCGTTCGAAAGCCTTCTGCCATAGTCTTTGGCATGGGCTATGCGACAAACGCTGCCATTCTTCCAGTCCTGATTGGAAAG GGAGGATTGATAATTAGTGATTCCCTAAACCACAACTCAATTGTGAATGGTGCTCGGGGTTCAGGAGCTACAATTCGAGTTTTCCAATATAATA CTCCATTGCACTTGGAGAAAGTTTTAAGAGAGCAAATTGCCGAGGGACAACCCAGGACCCATAGACCTTGGAAGAAGATTATTGTTATTGTGGAAGGGATATACAGTATGGAGGGGGAGCTCTGCAAACTTCCAGAAATCGTTGCCATATGCAAAAAGTACAAG GCTTATATCTACTTGGACGAGGCTCATAGCATTGGAGCAGTTGGAAAATCAGGAAGAGGTGTTTGTGAGCTCTTGGGAGTGGACACTGCTGATGTAGATGTCATGATGGGAACATTTACAAAATCTTTTGGGTCATGTGGTGGTTATATTGCTGGATCCAAG TACTCTTGCCCAGCTCATCTTTATGCAACATCCATGTCACCTCCAGCTGCACAACAAATCATATCTGCCATAAAGGTTATTCTTGGAGAGGATGGTACAAGCAGAG GAGCTGAGAAACTGGCACAAATACGTGAAAACAGCAACTTTTTCAGATCAGAGCTGCAGAAGATGGGCTTTGAGGTTCTTGGAGACAATGATTCTCCCATAATGCCTATAATGCTTTACAATCCCGCAAAAATCCCTGCCTTTTCTCGGGAATGTCTCGTGCAGAAG GTCGCTGTTGTGATGGTTGCTTTTCCAGCTTGTCCTTTATTGTTGGCCAGGACACGTATTTGCATATCAGCCTCGCATACCAAGGAAGATCTTGTCAAAGCCTTGGAG GTTATAAGTCAAGTCGGTGATTTGGTGGGGGTTAAGTACTTCCCTGCGGAGCCCGAGAAGCAGGAGCAGCTGAAGGAGATGATCAAGATGGATTGA
- the LOC122280711 gene encoding long chain base biosynthesis protein 2a-like isoform X3 gives MITIPYLTALTTYFSYGLLFAFGQFRDFFRKIFDWWRANNLQGYAPICLGLEDFYIRRLYLRIQDCFGRPIASAPDAWFDVVERYSNDNNKTLKRTTNISRCFNLGSYNYLGFAASDEYCTPRVIKSLKRFSPSTCSARVDGGTTTLHTELEERVANFVRKPSAIVFGMGYATNAAILPVLIGKGGLIISDSLNHNSIVNGARGSGATIRVFQYNTPLHLEKVLREQIAEGQPRTHRPWKKIIVIVEGIYSMEGELCKLPEIVAICKKYKAYIYLDEAHSIGAVGKSGRGVCELLGVDTADVDVMMGTFTKSFGSCGGYIAGSKELIQYLKYSCPAHLYATSMSPPAAQQIISAIKVILGEDGTSRGAEKLAQIRENSNFFRSELQKMGFEVLGDNDSPIMPIMLYNPAKIPAFSRECLVQKVAVVMVAFPACPLLLARTRICISASHTKEDLVKALEVISQVGDLVGVKYFPAEPEKQEQLKEMIKMD, from the exons ATGATAACAATCCCGTATTTGACTGCCTTGACTACCTACTTCAGCTACGGCTTGCTTTTCGCCTTCGGACAATTCCGTGACTTTTTTAGGAAAATCTTTGATTGGTGGCGCGCTAACAATCTTCAG GGATACGCACCCATCTGTTTAGGACTTGAAGATTTCTACATTCGTCGATTGTATCTTCGTATCCAG GACTGTTTTGGAAGACCGATAGCAAGTGCTCCTGATGCTTGGTTTGATGTGGTTGAACGTTATTCCAATGACAACAATAAGACATTAAA GCGAACCACGAACATAAGTCGGTGTTTCAATTTGGGATCGTACAATTATCTAGGCTTTGCTGCATCGGATGAATATTGCACACCACGTGTGATCAAGTCTTTGAAAAGGTTCTCCCCAAGTACCTGTAGTGCTCGTGTGGATGGAG GAACTACAACATTGCATACTGAACTGGAGGAGCGTGTTGCAAACTTCGTTCGAAAGCCTTCTGCCATAGTCTTTGGCATGGGCTATGCGACAAACGCTGCCATTCTTCCAGTCCTGATTGGAAAG GGAGGATTGATAATTAGTGATTCCCTAAACCACAACTCAATTGTGAATGGTGCTCGGGGTTCAGGAGCTACAATTCGAGTTTTCCAATATAATA CTCCATTGCACTTGGAGAAAGTTTTAAGAGAGCAAATTGCCGAGGGACAACCCAGGACCCATAGACCTTGGAAGAAGATTATTGTTATTGTGGAAGGGATATACAGTATGGAGGGGGAGCTCTGCAAACTTCCAGAAATCGTTGCCATATGCAAAAAGTACAAG GCTTATATCTACTTGGACGAGGCTCATAGCATTGGAGCAGTTGGAAAATCAGGAAGAGGTGTTTGTGAGCTCTTGGGAGTGGACACTGCTGATGTAGATGTCATGATGGGAACATTTACAAAATCTTTTGGGTCATGTGGTGGTTATATTGCTGGATCCAAG GAGCTTATACAATATCTTAAGTACTCTTGCCCAGCTCATCTTTATGCAACATCCATGTCACCTCCAGCTGCACAACAAATCATATCTGCCATAAAGGTTATTCTTGGAGAGGATGGTACAAGCAGAG GAGCTGAGAAACTGGCACAAATACGTGAAAACAGCAACTTTTTCAGATCAGAGCTGCAGAAGATGGGCTTTGAGGTTCTTGGAGACAATGATTCTCCCATAATGCCTATAATGCTTTACAATCCCGCAAAAATCCCTGCCTTTTCTCGGGAATGTCTCGTGCAGAAG GTCGCTGTTGTGATGGTTGCTTTTCCAGCTTGTCCTTTATTGTTGGCCAGGACACGTATTTGCATATCAGCCTCGCATACCAAGGAAGATCTTGTCAAAGCCTTGGAG GTTATAAGTCAAGTCGGTGATTTGGTGGGGGTTAAGTACTTCCCTGCGGAGCCCGAGAAGCAGGAGCAGCTGAAGGAGATGATCAAGATGGATTGA
- the LOC122280711 gene encoding long chain base biosynthesis protein 2a-like isoform X1, with translation MITIPYLTALTTYFSYGLLFAFGQFRDFFRKIFDWWRANNLQGYAPICLGLEDFYIRRLYLRIQVLHEKLILLFTDCFGRPIASAPDAWFDVVERYSNDNNKTLKRTTNISRCFNLGSYNYLGFAASDEYCTPRVIKSLKRFSPSTCSARVDGGTTTLHTELEERVANFVRKPSAIVFGMGYATNAAILPVLIGKGGLIISDSLNHNSIVNGARGSGATIRVFQYNTPLHLEKVLREQIAEGQPRTHRPWKKIIVIVEGIYSMEGELCKLPEIVAICKKYKAYIYLDEAHSIGAVGKSGRGVCELLGVDTADVDVMMGTFTKSFGSCGGYIAGSKELIQYLKYSCPAHLYATSMSPPAAQQIISAIKVILGEDGTSRGAEKLAQIRENSNFFRSELQKMGFEVLGDNDSPIMPIMLYNPAKIPAFSRECLVQKVAVVMVAFPACPLLLARTRICISASHTKEDLVKALEVISQVGDLVGVKYFPAEPEKQEQLKEMIKMD, from the exons ATGATAACAATCCCGTATTTGACTGCCTTGACTACCTACTTCAGCTACGGCTTGCTTTTCGCCTTCGGACAATTCCGTGACTTTTTTAGGAAAATCTTTGATTGGTGGCGCGCTAACAATCTTCAG GGATACGCACCCATCTGTTTAGGACTTGAAGATTTCTACATTCGTCGATTGTATCTTCGTATCCAG GTCTTACATGAGAAGCTTATTCTACTGTTCACAGACTGTTTTGGAAGACCGATAGCAAGTGCTCCTGATGCTTGGTTTGATGTGGTTGAACGTTATTCCAATGACAACAATAAGACATTAAA GCGAACCACGAACATAAGTCGGTGTTTCAATTTGGGATCGTACAATTATCTAGGCTTTGCTGCATCGGATGAATATTGCACACCACGTGTGATCAAGTCTTTGAAAAGGTTCTCCCCAAGTACCTGTAGTGCTCGTGTGGATGGAG GAACTACAACATTGCATACTGAACTGGAGGAGCGTGTTGCAAACTTCGTTCGAAAGCCTTCTGCCATAGTCTTTGGCATGGGCTATGCGACAAACGCTGCCATTCTTCCAGTCCTGATTGGAAAG GGAGGATTGATAATTAGTGATTCCCTAAACCACAACTCAATTGTGAATGGTGCTCGGGGTTCAGGAGCTACAATTCGAGTTTTCCAATATAATA CTCCATTGCACTTGGAGAAAGTTTTAAGAGAGCAAATTGCCGAGGGACAACCCAGGACCCATAGACCTTGGAAGAAGATTATTGTTATTGTGGAAGGGATATACAGTATGGAGGGGGAGCTCTGCAAACTTCCAGAAATCGTTGCCATATGCAAAAAGTACAAG GCTTATATCTACTTGGACGAGGCTCATAGCATTGGAGCAGTTGGAAAATCAGGAAGAGGTGTTTGTGAGCTCTTGGGAGTGGACACTGCTGATGTAGATGTCATGATGGGAACATTTACAAAATCTTTTGGGTCATGTGGTGGTTATATTGCTGGATCCAAG GAGCTTATACAATATCTTAAGTACTCTTGCCCAGCTCATCTTTATGCAACATCCATGTCACCTCCAGCTGCACAACAAATCATATCTGCCATAAAGGTTATTCTTGGAGAGGATGGTACAAGCAGAG GAGCTGAGAAACTGGCACAAATACGTGAAAACAGCAACTTTTTCAGATCAGAGCTGCAGAAGATGGGCTTTGAGGTTCTTGGAGACAATGATTCTCCCATAATGCCTATAATGCTTTACAATCCCGCAAAAATCCCTGCCTTTTCTCGGGAATGTCTCGTGCAGAAG GTCGCTGTTGTGATGGTTGCTTTTCCAGCTTGTCCTTTATTGTTGGCCAGGACACGTATTTGCATATCAGCCTCGCATACCAAGGAAGATCTTGTCAAAGCCTTGGAG GTTATAAGTCAAGTCGGTGATTTGGTGGGGGTTAAGTACTTCCCTGCGGAGCCCGAGAAGCAGGAGCAGCTGAAGGAGATGATCAAGATGGATTGA